The DNA region CTACTGAGCGCCCCAGACACACTGGACGGACCAAGGCTCACAACCcgctgcctcccctccccacgcGGGGCCCGGCGTCCAGGGCCCACCCTCACTCCCCCGTCCTGTTCCGCCTCCTGGGCCCCAGGCCCCCCGGGCACCAGCCCCCTCCTCGAGCAGGGCTGGCACGGGGCCTTGAACTGGGGAAGCCAAGGCTCCGGACCGCACAGCCGTGCGCACGGCGGGGCAGGCCATCCCGGCTCTAGTCTGAGCTCGTTGCCTGCCTGCTCTGAGCTGCTACTGTGGCCCGCAGCCCCAGAGTGGACGGGGACCCTCCCCGCTGCACCCAGACTTCGCACGATGGGTCTCATCTGTCCGCCTCACTGTGGTCCATTCATTAGAGCACTGACCCTGCAGGAACACAGGCCACTAGAGTCACTAGAAAACCCAGGCTGTTTATGCATAAATAAGTGCAGTTCACCGGGAAGCCGGAGCCCTCCACCCgtggccccagcccctcccagacgCCCAGCAGCCACACCGGCCCTTCCTCCACGGGGCCACCCCGCCTCCTGCGCTCAGTGTGGAGCCCTCCTGCCTGTAAGGCCCACAGCTCCGGGGTGCCCGGCCCTGCCCGGGAGCTGTCCATCCAGGGAGGCCACCCGAACCGATGGCCAGGTGAGCCCGGCAGGTCCCTGGGCTTGTCAGGTAGGCTCAGGTGCCCTCTTCTGAGGCCGAGGGCCCACCAGGCGATGGTGCGGCCCCGGGGCGCCTGGCAGGGCTACCAAGCGACCTGCTCCACTGGCCAGAGGTGGGATGGGCAGTGGGCTCCACGGGCCTAGCAGGAGGCTCCTAGGAGAGGCCTGACCTTTGGCAAGACGGTCGGTGGGTGAGGGGCCCTGTCCTTTCCCAGCAGCCTGGAGGCGGCTGCTGACCCCGGGGCCCCTACAGCTCCTCCGCGGGGATCAGCATCCTCTTCTCCATGTTGCGGCTCTTCCTGCCCCTGCTGGAGCCAACATCTGTGCCAGGGTGGGTGCTGGGCAAGGGGTCCCTGCCCTGGCCGGGTCCCGGGGCCTCGTGTGTGGCCTGCTGCGTGTACTGCTGGTAGGCGGGCGAGAAGTTGTGGATGGCGTCCTGCACGATGTCCTGCGGGCTCACGGTCTCCTTGAGGCCGCTGGAGATGCTCTGCATGGGTGCCGTGGGGGCTGGCGACAGGCAGCGGGTGGGCTGGGGTGCTCCCTGCGCCCCATCATCTTCCCCCGTGCACCCGGACCCCAGGACCTGACCTGTTCCCCACCAGCCTCGGGGCTGCCTGGGCCAGGGCTCCTGCATCTCCAGGCCCTGGCTTCGGCCAGCAGAGGGTGACTCCTAGGACCCAGAATCCCAGCCCAACTTCTCCACCCCAGCCCAGCACTGGGGCTGTCCCAGCCCAGACCCCCTGCCAGAGGTGGCAGAGAGAGACCGCCGTGAGCTGGCCCCCATCCTCTCTCTGCCCTGGTGTGAACCCTTCACACCCTCGGCCACTCCAGGCTGAGCGGTCCAGGCTCAGGCCACCCCTACCCAAACGGGCCATTCTTTAGGGACACCAGCACCAGCCAGCCCTTGGCCTCTCTGGTCAGGCTGGTCCAGGTACCTGGGTATGGTTGCCGGAGCGCCCAGGCTCAGGCGCTGCGCCAACCCCCTATCACCGAGGGACCCTTGGGGGCCCAAACATCAGGTCCAGCCCATCTCACTGAGTGTTCAGCCCGCCTGCTCGCCGGCCTGCCTGGGCTCTTCCCCTGGACCACGTGCCGGTGAGGCACCTGTCTGGAGCTTGGGTCCTCCATGGGGCCATCTCCCTGCACATCAAGTCGACATTCCCAGGGCCCGTGGGCAAGACGGGGGACAGAGACATGGCGCTGGGGGGCCCGGGGCTGGCGGGGCCCCGGCTACCTGGCGAGCGCTCCTTCTTCTCCGAGTACACCTGGCAGGTGAAGGCGTAGCGCAGGGCGATGGAGGCAAAGAGCATCTCGATGCAGATGATGAGGTTCTGGTAGCCGGCGGCTACCGTGCCGGCCCGCACACTGCTCCCATCGATGATCTGGGCCTCAGGGATGACCCCACACCGCTCCAGGATGGCCAGCAGCATCCCTGGGGGACGGTGATGGCCACTCAGGTGCCTGCCCCGCACAGGAGACTGGACTGCAGCCGCCCCCAGCCAGGAGTCCCCCTGAGGCCGGCCTCATGGGCTTGGCGGCGGTCTGCCGGGTCTGAGGTCCAGAGGGGCTGGGAGCCTCCAAAGCCGGGGCCTTGGCACAGCGGACGTCCAAGAACTCCCCGAGCGCCTGTCCTGACCTCTCCCTGGCCCCACCCCTCACCGTCCCCTGAGAAGTGGGGTCTGGCGGTgcccagagcctggcccagggccCGCTGAGGACAAGACTCCACCGCCCCCGCATGGCCTCTCCCCCACACATTGGGCCAGACCTGCCGGGTGGGGAGCCCACCATCTCCCCCGTGCCGGGGGCTTGGTGGCCTCCCACTGAGAGGGCCGCCTGCTGAGCCGGCTACAGCTGGGGCATctctctgggctccagcccctgcctcaggagccccacccaccctgccagAAAGAGAGGAAGATGACGGCCTTGATGGTGAGGAACTTGAGGACAGGCTCAAAGGGCCGCAGGAGCTCCCTGGTAGCGAAGTAGAAGAGGAACAGGGCGTAGAGGGCCAGGCTCACGGAGGCGTTGTAGATGAGGGTGACGTAGAGGTAACCGCTGTGGATGCTGGGGGCCAGAGCCGGGGCCGGTGGTGAGGGTGGGCCCGCGCCCCCATGCCCTCCTCACCCTGCCAGCTGCGCCATTGGCCTGGGCCCCCAGCCTGGGCACCGGCAGTGGCTCAGACCTGGACCCTCCCTCCAGGGCCTGCAGATGGCACCCTAGGGGAGCGGCAGAGGAGCTGGTTGCAGGGAGTCGTCTCCAGGTCCTGCCCCCTTCCAGGCAAGagccctgctgcccctcccctctctacCCTCCCAGGCACGGGAACGGCCCCCACGTCGTGGACCCACCATCGTGCGTGGGCGCTTCGTGTGCATGTCAGCTGTATGAGCGTGTGCACATGCTCATTGTGTGTTCCCATGTGAGAGCACGTGTGTctgcacatgtgcatgtgtgtgagggtgcgtgcgcgtgcgcgtgAGGAGTTCGTGTGGACCCAGGGCAGGGGCACGGGCCAGCGCAGAGCTTGGCTCTCTGGGCCCGAGCGCCCTTAAACCCACGCTCGCCCTCCAGTGGCCCTGCTGCGGGGTAGCGCCGGGGAAGGAGCCCATCGCTGCCCGGGCCGCGAAGCCCCGGAGTCCCCAGGGCATGTGTGTGACAAGGGTCTGTTTGCCACGGCCTTGCCCCCAGCCCTttcccaggaggaggagggggaggggatttgGCCCCTGCTGAGCCCTCTGCTGAGCCCTGCCTACCTCCCCTGTGCCCCCCAGGCCCGGCccgcccacccctccctgcccgcgCGCCAGCCTGGCCTCACTTGAAGTCCCCGTCGTGGTATTTGCCGAACGCCTGCAGGATGATGGTGACCAAGGCCATGATGGGCTTCACAATGCAGAACTGCAGTGTGGCCTgcgggtgggggaggagagtgaggggatgggggaggggccgaGGACCCCCCAGCACACTGGGCGGTCAGGGGCGGTCAGGGGGCGGCTGGGAAGGGCCGGGCACTCACCTGCTTACAGAAGCGCAGAAACCCGATGGAGTAGGACATGCCCCGAAGGCAGCAGGTGCCGTAgaagcagctgggcctggggTGAGGGAGTCCCTGAGGTGTGTCCGAGGACACACCCCAGACTGGCCTGGCTGCCCACCCTGGGCGTAGGGGTGCCCGGCGGGCTCTGGGGAGATGCTCACCGGATGGGTTTTCCCCGAATCTCAG from Tursiops truncatus isolate mTurTru1 chromosome 15, mTurTru1.mat.Y, whole genome shotgun sequence includes:
- the TMEM184A gene encoding transmembrane protein 184A isoform X2, which translates into the protein MTSQASLEAGPPRTGPGASCLRGSPQARDTRGGDRSPRDTVRQLVSAPRWLTPGKRAPRPGPWTWVSAHRGLPRAQAPGLLPASAGTFALPPPRLCPPSPLQMTNASGLLGDPLMWATGPQSSPPLAVPTGLQVDRVGNSSQGASQLFLTTALARGISGVFVWTALVLTGHQIYLHLRSYTVPDEQRYIIRLLFIVPIYAFDSWLSLLLLGGHQHYVYFDSVRDCYEAFVIYSFLSLCFQYLGGESGIMAEIRGKPIRPSCFYGTCCLRGMSYSIGFLRFCKQATLQFCIVKPIMALVTIILQAFGKYHDGDFNIHSGYLYVTLIYNASVSLALYALFLFYFATRELLRPFEPVLKFLTIKAVIFLSFWQGMLLAILERCGVIPEAQIIDGSSVRAGTVAAGYQNLIICIEMLFASIALRYAFTCQVYSEKKERSPAPTAPMQSISSGLKETVSPQDIVQDAIHNFSPAYQQYTQQATHEAPGPGQGRDPLPSTHPGTDVGSSRGRKSRNMEKRMLIPAEEL
- the TMEM184A gene encoding transmembrane protein 184A isoform X5 codes for the protein MTNASGLLGDPLMWATGPQSSPPLAVPTGLQVDRVGNSSQGASQLFLTTALARGISGVFVWTALVLTGHQIYLHLRSYTVPDEQRYIIRLLFIVPIYAFDSWLSLLLLGGHQHYVYFDSVRDCYEAFVIYSFLSLCFQYLGGESGIMAEIRGKPIRPSCFYGTCCLRGMSYSIGFLRFCKQATLQFCIVKPIMALVTIILQAFGKYHDGDFNIHSGYLYVTLIYNASVSLALYALFLFYFATRELLRPFEPVLKFLTIKAVIFLSFWQGMLLAILERCGVIPEAQIIDGSSVRAGTVAAGYQNLIICIEMLFASIALRYAFTCQVYSEKKERSPAPTAPMQSISSGLKETVSPQDIVQDAIHNFSPAYQQYTQQATHEAPGPGQGRDPLPSTHPGTDVGSSRGRKSRNMEKRMLIPAEEL
- the TMEM184A gene encoding transmembrane protein 184A isoform X3, with translation MPAQHSLAVPAHSLPPQAPGLLPASAGTFALPPPRLCPPSPLQMTNASGLLGDPLMWATGPQSSPPLAVPTGLQVDRVGNSSQGASQLFLTTALARGISGVFVWTALVLTGHQIYLHLRSYTVPDEQRYIIRLLFIVPIYAFDSWLSLLLLGGHQHYVYFDSVRDCYEAFVIYSFLSLCFQYLGGESGIMAEIRGKPIRPSCFYGTCCLRGMSYSIGFLRFCKQATLQFCIVKPIMALVTIILQAFGKYHDGDFNIHSGYLYVTLIYNASVSLALYALFLFYFATRELLRPFEPVLKFLTIKAVIFLSFWQGMLLAILERCGVIPEAQIIDGSSVRAGTVAAGYQNLIICIEMLFASIALRYAFTCQVYSEKKERSPAPTAPMQSISSGLKETVSPQDIVQDAIHNFSPAYQQYTQQATHEAPGPGQGRDPLPSTHPGTDVGSSRGRKSRNMEKRMLIPAEEL
- the TMEM184A gene encoding transmembrane protein 184A isoform X4, which codes for MAKGATREAPGLLPASAGTFALPPPRLCPPSPLQMTNASGLLGDPLMWATGPQSSPPLAVPTGLQVDRVGNSSQGASQLFLTTALARGISGVFVWTALVLTGHQIYLHLRSYTVPDEQRYIIRLLFIVPIYAFDSWLSLLLLGGHQHYVYFDSVRDCYEAFVIYSFLSLCFQYLGGESGIMAEIRGKPIRPSCFYGTCCLRGMSYSIGFLRFCKQATLQFCIVKPIMALVTIILQAFGKYHDGDFNIHSGYLYVTLIYNASVSLALYALFLFYFATRELLRPFEPVLKFLTIKAVIFLSFWQGMLLAILERCGVIPEAQIIDGSSVRAGTVAAGYQNLIICIEMLFASIALRYAFTCQVYSEKKERSPAPTAPMQSISSGLKETVSPQDIVQDAIHNFSPAYQQYTQQATHEAPGPGQGRDPLPSTHPGTDVGSSRGRKSRNMEKRMLIPAEEL